In Candidatus Zixiibacteriota bacterium, a genomic segment contains:
- a CDS encoding glycosyltransferase family 4 protein, which produces MTGRADQIDTLFLTHNYPRHSTDFAGRFLARLALLLNQRGRAIGVLAPHGPGSAAEEEMDGVHVWRFRYAPDARETLAYRGDWGGVSILGDHGLWAHWRFFRSFDRATRMLLAAHRPSVVHAHWWVPAGWVARKHNRGNRLIVTLHGTDIRLLQMKPWLRLLAGRVFARAHIITTVSSWLSEFLQVTFPTAAAKVRVAPMPPEDEIFMPSATPRSVNDPPIILCVTRFTAQKRTGDLIEALSRLRDRGVRYRCRIVGEGGALRGQVVQEIAGRGLTSHVELVGSMAQDRLADEYRNADVTVLPAVDEGFGMALVEAQLCGCAVVGVRSGGLTDIIEDGESGLLARPRDPGDLADMLARVLPDPALRQRLAEKGRASARRRFSSAAIVDRFLGWYEWPQ; this is translated from the coding sequence GTGACCGGCCGCGCTGATCAGATCGACACCCTCTTTCTGACTCACAACTACCCCCGCCACTCCACGGACTTCGCGGGACGGTTTCTCGCGCGTCTGGCACTGCTGCTCAACCAACGGGGACGTGCGATCGGTGTGCTGGCGCCGCATGGCCCCGGCTCGGCCGCCGAAGAGGAAATGGATGGCGTCCATGTCTGGCGCTTCCGCTATGCGCCGGATGCCAGGGAAACGCTGGCGTACCGCGGCGATTGGGGGGGTGTTTCCATACTCGGCGATCATGGTCTGTGGGCGCACTGGCGGTTCTTTCGCTCGTTCGATCGCGCCACGCGCATGCTGTTGGCCGCTCATCGTCCGTCGGTCGTTCATGCGCACTGGTGGGTTCCCGCCGGCTGGGTGGCGCGGAAGCACAACCGTGGGAATCGCCTGATCGTCACGCTGCACGGGACCGACATCCGATTGCTGCAAATGAAGCCGTGGCTGCGTCTATTGGCCGGCCGCGTCTTTGCCCGGGCGCACATCATCACAACCGTCTCATCGTGGCTGTCGGAGTTTCTGCAAGTCACATTCCCGACGGCGGCAGCGAAGGTCCGGGTCGCTCCGATGCCCCCCGAGGATGAGATTTTCATGCCCTCAGCGACGCCGCGGTCCGTCAATGATCCACCCATCATTCTCTGCGTGACCCGCTTCACGGCGCAGAAGCGGACCGGTGACTTGATCGAGGCGCTGTCACGTCTTCGTGATCGCGGTGTGCGGTACCGTTGTCGGATCGTCGGCGAAGGTGGGGCACTGCGCGGCCAGGTCGTGCAGGAGATTGCCGGACGGGGGCTGACGTCACATGTGGAGTTGGTCGGCAGCATGGCGCAAGACCGTCTGGCCGACGAATACCGGAATGCCGATGTCACCGTTCTGCCCGCCGTCGATGAGGGATTCGGTATGGCGCTCGTCGAGGCGCAGTTATGCGGTTGCGCCGTTGTCGGTGTGCGTTCCGGTGGCCTGACGGACATCATCGAAGATGGTGAGTCGGGGCTCTTGGCTCGGCCCAGGGACCCCGGCGATCTGGCCGACATGCTGGCGCGGGTACTGCCTGATCCAGCCCTGCGACAGAGACTGGCCGAGAAGGGAAGGGCATCGGCGCGACGGCGATTCTCGTCCGCGGCCATCGTCGATCGGTTTCTGGGCTGGTATGAATGGCCGCAGTAG
- a CDS encoding dihydroorotase: protein MTYRSTFRAVGVIVGGRVIDPASGFDGVADVILDGKGRVERIERAGRDRRYERVPGAVLDAGGMIVAPGFVDLHCHLREPGREDEETVASGSAAGVRGGFTTLCCMPNTEPAIADQETVRFVLDRASSAPGRVYPVGAITRDREGKSLAEIAEMVAAGAVAFSDDGAPVASAGLLRRAMQYAHMFGVPIVEHCETPELSGNGVMHEGLVSTKLGLRGIPAISEEICVARDIALSRETGTHLHVAHVSTAGSVAIIRAAKAAGVNVTAEVTPHHLMLTDDWVARDFDPLYKVNPPLRTADDVTALRAGLADGTIDCIATDHAPHAEQEKDGEFDLAPFGTVGLETALGVCVKALRETGLMEWLLLIDCLSRRPAQVFHLPAGAIAPGAPADIAIIDPDARWTVTPDQLTSKSKNSAFYGWELTGLVKSTIVDGRLVHESNGARGRALPS from the coding sequence ATGACATACCGCTCCACATTCCGCGCGGTTGGCGTGATCGTCGGTGGACGGGTGATTGATCCCGCTTCCGGTTTCGACGGCGTCGCCGACGTGATTCTCGACGGTAAGGGAAGAGTCGAACGCATCGAGCGCGCCGGTCGTGACCGTCGCTATGAACGCGTGCCTGGGGCGGTTCTCGATGCCGGCGGCATGATCGTGGCCCCGGGATTCGTCGATCTGCACTGCCACTTGCGCGAGCCCGGTCGCGAGGACGAAGAGACTGTGGCGAGTGGCTCGGCGGCCGGTGTTCGCGGCGGATTCACGACGCTCTGCTGTATGCCGAACACCGAGCCGGCGATTGCCGATCAGGAGACGGTGCGCTTTGTCCTTGATCGCGCCTCCTCGGCGCCGGGGCGTGTATATCCGGTCGGAGCGATCACCCGCGACCGCGAGGGCAAATCGCTGGCCGAGATCGCCGAGATGGTCGCGGCGGGCGCCGTGGCTTTTTCCGATGATGGAGCGCCGGTGGCGTCGGCGGGGCTGCTGCGCCGTGCCATGCAGTACGCTCACATGTTCGGCGTGCCGATCGTCGAGCACTGCGAGACGCCGGAGTTGTCCGGCAATGGCGTGATGCACGAGGGTCTTGTGTCGACCAAGCTGGGGCTGCGCGGCATCCCGGCGATCTCCGAAGAGATCTGCGTGGCGCGCGACATCGCGCTGTCCCGGGAGACGGGAACCCACCTGCACGTGGCGCATGTCTCGACCGCCGGCTCCGTGGCCATCATCCGCGCCGCCAAAGCCGCCGGTGTGAACGTGACCGCCGAGGTCACGCCTCACCATCTCATGCTGACCGACGACTGGGTCGCCCGGGATTTCGATCCGCTCTACAAGGTCAATCCGCCGCTGCGGACCGCGGACGACGTCACGGCGCTCCGCGCGGGGTTGGCGGATGGAACGATCGACTGCATCGCCACCGATCACGCGCCGCACGCCGAGCAGGAAAAGGATGGGGAGTTTGATCTGGCACCGTTTGGCACGGTGGGACTGGAGACGGCGCTGGGTGTCTGTGTCAAGGCACTGCGGGAGACCGGCTTGATGGAGTGGTTGCTGCTGATCGATTGCTTGTCGCGTCGCCCCGCTCAGGTTTTCCATCTTCCCGCGGGCGCCATCGCGCCGGGTGCACCCGCCGACATCGCAATCATCGATCCGGATGCGCGCTGGACCGTGACGCCGGATCAACTGACCTCCAAGTCCAAGAACTCCGCCTTCTACGGTTGGGAGTTGACGGGCTTGGTGAAGTCCACGATCGTGGACGGGCGGCTGGTGCACGAGTCCAATGGCGCGCGTGGCCGGGCGCTGCCGTCGTAG
- a CDS encoding MraY family glycosyltransferase, whose amino-acid sequence MSEGLILLVAAVAGWVITSVLVPLLARICHRRGWLDQPGPRKAHPHPTPRLTGVALFFSIWVPLLAAVWFAPTHVAEFLPSAIPIITGAILILGVGVIDDFHPLSGAVKLTAQATVGTFLYAVGIGFDRLWIPFVGGVGLGILSWPVTLLWFLILVNSINIIDGMDGLAVSTTAVATLTLIWVSWIHHLPATALGSAALFGGLVAFWRFNRPPARVFMGDSGSLTLGYFIAVVALLVPIKRFTVVAFFVPVFALLLPLAEAAMTLGRRSLSGTNPLGADAGHIHHRLLEHGFSARRILIVYNVLAVILGTFCVGLRYANRRVLAAVLGFFVLSILVALGIILRPRTLGSTGHRHGVGDED is encoded by the coding sequence ATGAGCGAGGGTCTGATCTTGCTTGTGGCCGCGGTGGCCGGGTGGGTGATCACCAGCGTCCTCGTGCCGCTGCTGGCGCGAATCTGTCACCGTCGCGGATGGTTGGATCAGCCCGGACCGCGGAAGGCGCATCCTCATCCGACTCCACGCCTCACCGGGGTGGCGCTGTTCTTCTCCATCTGGGTGCCCCTGTTGGCCGCCGTCTGGTTCGCCCCCACCCACGTGGCCGAGTTTCTCCCCAGTGCGATCCCGATCATCACTGGGGCCATTCTCATCTTGGGCGTGGGGGTCATCGACGACTTCCATCCCCTGAGCGGCGCGGTAAAGTTGACGGCTCAGGCCACTGTAGGGACGTTTCTCTATGCGGTGGGAATTGGGTTTGACCGGTTATGGATTCCGTTTGTCGGGGGTGTCGGTCTCGGCATTCTATCTTGGCCGGTGACTCTCCTGTGGTTCCTGATCCTGGTCAATTCCATCAACATCATCGACGGGATGGATGGTTTGGCAGTCAGTACAACGGCGGTGGCGACGTTGACGCTGATTTGGGTCAGTTGGATTCACCACCTGCCGGCGACCGCTCTCGGTTCCGCCGCACTCTTCGGCGGGTTGGTCGCGTTCTGGCGCTTCAATCGCCCTCCGGCCAGAGTGTTCATGGGCGATTCCGGTTCCCTCACACTGGGATACTTCATCGCGGTCGTGGCCCTCCTGGTGCCGATCAAGCGGTTCACGGTTGTCGCTTTCTTCGTGCCGGTCTTCGCCCTGCTGCTGCCCCTGGCGGAGGCGGCGATGACATTGGGGCGGCGCTCGCTTTCGGGTACGAATCCCTTGGGCGCCGATGCCGGCCACATCCACCATCGTCTGCTGGAGCACGGCTTCAGCGCTCGGCGCATCTTGATTGTCTATAACGTGCTCGCGGTGATTCTCGGGACCTTTTGTGTGGGCTTACGCTATGCCAATCGGCGGGTTCTGGCCGCTGTCTTGGGCTTTTTTGTGTTGTCGATACTGGTGGCCTTGGGTATTATCTTGCGCCCACGGACCTTGGGGAGCACCGGGCACCGCCACGGAGTTGGTGATGAGGATTGA
- a CDS encoding PTS sugar transporter subunit IIA: MKLSKFCEEDSMSFDLSGQGKAEIITELVDMAARSSMVRDKDELLAAVLEREKLVTTGVGYGVAFPHAKTRAVKGIIIVFGRSEVGVDFEAMDKKPVHLFFLIAAPEDAIGAHLNVMARLSYVMKSEKNRERLMRAKTAGEVMLILDSAP, from the coding sequence ATGAAACTCTCGAAGTTCTGTGAAGAAGACTCGATGTCGTTCGATTTGTCCGGTCAGGGGAAGGCCGAGATCATCACCGAGTTGGTCGACATGGCCGCGCGCTCCAGTATGGTGCGGGACAAAGACGAGCTTCTGGCGGCGGTTCTGGAACGGGAGAAGCTCGTGACCACGGGCGTTGGATATGGCGTCGCCTTTCCCCACGCGAAGACACGGGCGGTCAAGGGAATCATCATCGTCTTCGGCCGCTCGGAAGTCGGCGTCGATTTCGAAGCGATGGACAAGAAGCCGGTACATCTGTTCTTCCTGATCGCCGCTCCGGAGGACGCCATCGGGGCCCACCTGAATGTCATGGCGCGCCTCTCCTATGTGATGAAGAGCGAGAAGAATCGCGAACGCCTCATGCGGGCCAAGACGGCCGGTGAAGTGATGCTGATTCTCGATTCGGCGCCCTAA
- a CDS encoding acetyl-CoA carboxylase carboxyltransferase subunit alpha gives MSPGTYLDFEKPVAELEARIRDMREFAQGENVELSREIRLLERKLERLKRDTFSSLTPWQRVQLARHPLRPCSLDYIERMTTGFLTLHGDRAYGDDRALVGGMATLGDRPVMVLGQQKGRSTKEKLANNFGMCHPEGYRKALRLMKLAARFGRPIVILIDTPGAFPGIEAEERGQAQAIAWNLREMSLLPVPVVVAVVGEGASGGALGIGIGDRLLMMENAWYSVISPEGCAAILWPGEAATNAPRAAESLRLTAEDLTQFGIVDRVIPEPLGGAHRDPDAASSFLRATILECLVELSAVPVPELLAQRRAKYRQVGVFGDDDTF, from the coding sequence ATGAGCCCAGGAACGTACCTGGATTTCGAGAAACCGGTCGCCGAGTTAGAGGCGCGTATCCGCGACATGCGGGAGTTTGCCCAAGGCGAAAACGTGGAGTTGTCCCGTGAGATTCGCCTTCTGGAACGCAAACTGGAACGCCTCAAACGAGATACGTTCTCCAGTCTGACCCCGTGGCAGCGTGTCCAACTCGCCCGCCATCCCCTCCGGCCATGTTCCTTGGATTACATCGAGCGGATGACCACCGGTTTTCTCACACTTCATGGTGATCGCGCCTACGGCGATGACCGTGCCTTGGTCGGCGGCATGGCAACGCTCGGTGACCGGCCAGTGATGGTCTTGGGGCAACAGAAGGGGCGGTCGACCAAGGAAAAGCTGGCCAACAACTTCGGCATGTGCCATCCGGAGGGATATCGTAAGGCCTTGCGACTCATGAAATTAGCGGCGAGGTTTGGCCGTCCGATCGTCATCCTCATAGACACCCCGGGGGCCTTTCCGGGGATCGAGGCGGAGGAACGAGGGCAAGCGCAGGCGATCGCATGGAACCTGCGCGAGATGTCGTTATTGCCGGTTCCGGTCGTCGTCGCGGTCGTCGGTGAAGGCGCCTCCGGAGGTGCGCTGGGGATCGGTATCGGCGATCGGTTGCTGATGATGGAGAACGCGTGGTATTCGGTCATCTCTCCGGAAGGGTGCGCGGCGATACTCTGGCCGGGCGAAGCCGCCACGAATGCTCCGCGGGCGGCCGAGTCGTTGCGGCTGACAGCCGAAGATCTCACCCAGTTCGGAATCGTCGATCGCGTAATCCCCGAACCCTTGGGTGGCGCGCACCGTGATCCCGACGCGGCATCGTCCTTCCTGCGGGCGACGATTCTGGAGTGTCTCGTGGAGTTGAGTGCCGTCCCTGTGCCGGAGCTGCTCGCGCAACGCCGTGCTAAATATCGACAGGTCGGCGTGTTCGGAGACGATGACACGTTTTGA
- the mreC gene encoding rod shape-determining protein MreC, giving the protein MWRSHLWNSFKRPAALRWAVVLSGLLLLVGEGVRLSLSQALVRFVYAPFFALHNRISAGADVFAENQQLHERVATLEVENQRLQEERRENTRLRRLMEFAPSWRARAIAAEVIGPLAPGSGILWVGAGSRRLVQVNWPVVTEDGLLGRVIDVSPDVSRVRTLWDPLLRVAAYDQRSRAAGIVGWESGSHLEMNYLTRAADVVPGDTIISSGWGGIFPKGLQIGVVATVDTVPAGDFLQVSVKPAVRPDRLEAVFIIRPLLDGSDAAGQGGLP; this is encoded by the coding sequence GTGTGGCGGAGTCACTTGTGGAATTCCTTCAAGCGACCCGCGGCGCTCCGTTGGGCCGTGGTCCTGTCAGGGTTGTTGCTTCTGGTCGGGGAGGGAGTGCGTCTGTCGCTTTCCCAGGCGCTCGTGCGATTCGTTTATGCCCCGTTCTTCGCGCTTCATAATCGTATTTCCGCCGGCGCCGATGTCTTCGCTGAGAACCAGCAACTCCACGAGCGTGTGGCCACACTGGAAGTCGAGAATCAACGACTCCAGGAAGAGCGGCGGGAAAACACCCGGCTGCGCCGCCTCATGGAATTCGCTCCCAGTTGGCGGGCCCGGGCGATTGCCGCTGAAGTCATCGGTCCCCTGGCGCCCGGTTCGGGTATCCTCTGGGTCGGCGCCGGTTCGCGGCGCCTGGTGCAGGTGAACTGGCCGGTCGTGACGGAGGACGGCTTGCTGGGGCGTGTGATCGACGTGTCGCCCGATGTGTCGCGCGTGCGTACGTTGTGGGATCCCCTGCTGCGGGTGGCGGCGTATGACCAACGCAGCCGCGCCGCGGGAATCGTGGGCTGGGAGTCAGGGTCTCATCTGGAGATGAACTACCTGACGCGAGCCGCTGATGTCGTCCCGGGGGACACCATCATCTCCTCGGGGTGGGGCGGGATTTTCCCCAAGGGATTGCAGATCGGGGTCGTCGCGACGGTCGACACCGTACCGGCCGGCGATTTTCTGCAAGTGAGCGTCAAACCGGCGGTGCGCCCGGATCGGCTGGAAGCGGTCTTTATCATTCGACCGCTCTTGGATGGATCAGATGCGGCCGGCCAGGGAGGCCTGCCGTGA
- a CDS encoding glycosyltransferase family 2 protein, translating into MNHRPTSDTDRVDVSVVVPSHNEQDNVLPLLEQFAELAQRARFRLEVVWVDDGSTDQTLPRVVDAQAQHRFLRVVSLPHRRGLTEALRAGFGVSRGDILVFYPADRQFHPADIPRMVEKVRAGYDLVTGRKIGQYSKRFVSSFYNRLSRWLFPAIPVSDLNSVKAFRRELVSVLDYRHDWHRFWVAIVAEAGYRVGEVDVTLYRRGAGRSKFGFWRIPGGVLDLLAVKFQYHTMRRPLWYFGMTGLLLLAAAFVVGLVAVVQRLQGHGHRPLIYLVMTLGISGIVFFAMGFLAESVAGVRQQIDAMRPAPRLHTYRPGSRPQVSARPGSADRRGVDMMDRQRERRGPDSRQHRLPGDRDARPASKVQPARRGRRQVESTERAGVPTDRRPGGSEPLARADVEVSAPEVTPGPDAGDLFIPPTDWADSGWREGADEPPRRPTPPPEIPEHRVTERGSASSTSDLPGGTPPANDLSKDMPSRSPYGRRNRP; encoded by the coding sequence ATGAACCACCGCCCTACCAGCGACACAGACCGCGTCGACGTCTCGGTCGTGGTCCCATCTCATAATGAGCAGGACAATGTCTTGCCCCTGCTCGAGCAGTTTGCCGAGTTGGCGCAACGCGCCCGCTTCCGGCTGGAGGTCGTTTGGGTCGATGACGGCTCGACCGATCAGACGCTCCCACGAGTGGTCGATGCCCAGGCGCAGCATCGCTTCCTGCGTGTCGTTTCGCTGCCGCATCGTCGCGGTTTGACCGAGGCACTGCGTGCCGGTTTCGGGGTCTCCCGGGGTGACATCCTCGTGTTCTATCCGGCCGACCGCCAGTTTCATCCGGCCGACATTCCCCGGATGGTTGAGAAAGTGCGCGCTGGATACGATCTGGTCACTGGCCGTAAGATCGGCCAGTACAGCAAGCGTTTCGTCTCCAGTTTCTACAATCGCCTGTCGCGCTGGCTGTTTCCCGCCATTCCGGTCTCCGATCTCAACTCGGTGAAAGCGTTCCGGCGCGAGTTGGTCAGCGTGCTGGACTACCGGCATGACTGGCACCGTTTCTGGGTGGCGATCGTTGCCGAGGCCGGGTATCGCGTCGGCGAGGTCGATGTGACGCTCTATCGGCGCGGCGCCGGGCGTTCGAAGTTCGGATTCTGGCGCATTCCCGGCGGCGTGCTCGATTTGTTGGCGGTGAAGTTCCAGTACCACACGATGCGACGCCCACTCTGGTACTTCGGGATGACAGGATTGCTGCTTCTGGCGGCCGCGTTTGTGGTCGGTCTGGTGGCCGTCGTCCAGCGTCTGCAGGGACACGGGCACCGCCCGCTCATCTACTTGGTCATGACCCTCGGCATCTCCGGGATTGTCTTCTTCGCGATGGGTTTTCTGGCGGAGTCGGTCGCCGGAGTCAGGCAACAAATCGACGCGATGCGACCGGCGCCCCGCCTGCACACGTATCGCCCCGGTTCCCGCCCCCAGGTCTCGGCACGTCCGGGCAGTGCGGATCGGCGAGGCGTCGATATGATGGATCGACAACGCGAACGCCGTGGCCCAGACAGCCGGCAACATCGATTGCCGGGGGACCGCGACGCCAGACCGGCGTCGAAGGTGCAGCCGGCCCGGAGAGGACGACGGCAGGTCGAATCGACCGAGCGTGCCGGGGTCCCCACTGATCGACGGCCCGGCGGGTCCGAGCCATTGGCACGTGCCGATGTGGAGGTGTCAGCCCCCGAGGTAACGCCCGGACCCGACGCGGGCGACCTGTTCATCCCGCCGACCGATTGGGCCGATTCGGGGTGGCGTGAAGGGGCCGACGAGCCGCCACGGCGTCCGACTCCTCCCCCGGAGATTCCTGAGCATCGGGTGACCGAACGAGGATCAGCGTCGAGCACCTCAGATTTGCCGGGTGGGACACCGCCCGCCAACGATCTGAGCAAGGACATGCCGTCTCGCTCTCCATATGGTCGTCGCAATCGGCCCTGA
- a CDS encoding Trm112 family protein, translating to MLDPRLVEILVCPACKGTLQYDRDRETLECGRCRLRYPVRDDIPIMLVEEAESC from the coding sequence ATGCTTGACCCCCGGCTTGTGGAGATTCTGGTCTGCCCCGCCTGCAAGGGGACGTTGCAGTATGATCGGGACAGAGAAACCTTGGAGTGTGGCCGTTGCCGGCTACGGTACCCGGTGCGTGATGATATCCCGATCATGCTGGTCGAGGAAGCCGAGTCATGCTGA
- a CDS encoding polyprenol monophosphomannose synthase produces MRYPRRGGDMKALVVIPTYNEKDNIVRIVPEVLAQDPCLSVLVVDDNSPDGTGALADHLAAASDSRVHVLHRESKAGLGKAYLAGFHWALARDYDRVMEMDADFSHHPRYLSDLLRASEAADLVVGSRYVSGVNVINWPMGRLLLSYYANVYARIVTGLRVRDLTGGFKCFRREVLAGIDLDAVRSNGYAFQIEMTFRAVRRGFSVREIPIVFTDREQGHSKMSKAIVREAVWMVPKLRWMALTGQLQ; encoded by the coding sequence ATGCGGTACCCACGGCGCGGGGGTGACATGAAGGCGCTGGTCGTCATCCCCACCTACAATGAAAAGGACAACATCGTCCGCATCGTGCCCGAGGTCCTGGCGCAGGACCCCTGTCTCTCCGTTCTGGTCGTCGATGACAATTCGCCCGATGGCACCGGCGCGCTCGCCGATCACCTCGCCGCGGCATCGGACAGTCGGGTGCATGTCCTGCATCGTGAGAGCAAGGCGGGGTTGGGAAAGGCCTATCTCGCCGGGTTTCACTGGGCCTTGGCGCGCGATTACGACCGTGTTATGGAGATGGATGCCGATTTCTCCCATCACCCCCGCTATCTCTCGGACTTGCTCCGTGCCTCGGAGGCCGCCGACCTTGTCGTGGGATCGCGGTATGTCTCCGGCGTCAACGTCATCAACTGGCCGATGGGGCGGCTGCTCTTGTCCTACTATGCCAATGTGTATGCCCGGATTGTGACCGGGCTTCGAGTGCGAGACCTGACTGGCGGCTTCAAGTGCTTTCGCCGCGAGGTGCTGGCCGGGATCGATCTGGATGCCGTGCGTTCCAACGGCTACGCGTTCCAGATCGAGATGACGTTCCGTGCCGTCCGGCGCGGCTTCTCCGTGCGCGAGATTCCCATCGTCTTCACCGACCGCGAGCAGGGGCACTCCAAGATGTCGAAAGCGATCGTGCGCGAGGCGGTGTGGATGGTGCCCAAGCTCCGGTGGATGGCGCTGACGGGGCAATTGCAGTGA
- a CDS encoding DegT/DnrJ/EryC1/StrS family aminotransferase, producing MRVPFLDLKAQYGTIKPEVDAGIAGVVADCGFILGKHVQEFEAHFASYCGAKNCIAVNSGTSALHLALLAAGVGPGDEVITAANTFIATCAAVSYCGATPVLVDVDPKTYNVDPSALRKAVTRKTKAILPVHLYGRPAPMDAINAIADEKGIVVIEDACQAHGASYQGRRTGQWGTAACFSFYPGKNLGAYGEGGAVVTDNDAWARQIRMWRDHGSLQKYHHDVLGYNYRMEGIQGAVLDVKLQHLDHWNSARRAHAARYRAKLAGANLVLPPPDDDAQSVYHLFVVQVDDRSRFQEDLKAEGIDTLIHYPIPVHKQKAYAQMSSLRYPVTETLAGRIVSLPMYAELTDEQIDHVAAVARHSVDL from the coding sequence ATGCGTGTTCCATTCCTTGATCTGAAGGCCCAGTATGGGACAATAAAACCCGAGGTCGACGCCGGGATCGCCGGGGTCGTCGCGGACTGCGGCTTCATCCTCGGCAAACACGTGCAGGAATTCGAAGCGCATTTCGCCTCCTACTGCGGCGCGAAGAACTGCATTGCGGTCAACAGTGGAACCTCGGCGCTGCACCTGGCGCTGTTGGCCGCCGGTGTCGGGCCGGGGGATGAAGTCATCACCGCCGCCAACACCTTCATCGCCACCTGTGCGGCGGTCTCCTATTGCGGCGCGACTCCTGTCCTGGTCGATGTCGATCCCAAGACCTACAATGTCGATCCGTCGGCTCTGCGCAAGGCCGTCACGCGGAAGACCAAAGCGATTCTGCCCGTGCATCTGTATGGGCGTCCAGCGCCGATGGACGCCATCAATGCCATCGCCGACGAGAAGGGGATTGTCGTCATCGAGGACGCTTGCCAGGCACACGGCGCGTCGTACCAGGGGCGACGTACCGGACAGTGGGGGACAGCCGCCTGCTTCTCGTTCTATCCAGGGAAGAACCTGGGCGCCTACGGTGAGGGCGGCGCGGTAGTCACCGACAATGACGCGTGGGCGAGGCAAATACGCATGTGGCGTGATCATGGTTCGTTGCAGAAATACCACCATGACGTCCTCGGGTACAACTATCGGATGGAGGGCATCCAGGGCGCGGTGTTGGACGTGAAATTGCAGCACTTGGATCATTGGAACTCAGCCCGGCGGGCCCACGCCGCCCGCTATCGTGCGAAACTCGCCGGTGCCAATCTTGTGTTGCCCCCTCCTGATGATGACGCGCAATCGGTCTATCATCTTTTTGTTGTGCAGGTTGATGACCGCTCCCGTTTCCAGGAGGACCTGAAGGCCGAAGGAATCGATACCTTGATTCACTACCCTATCCCGGTGCACAAGCAGAAAGCGTATGCGCAGATGAGTTCGCTGCGCTATCCGGTCACGGAGACGTTGGCGGGACGGATTGTCTCGCTGCCGATGTACGCCGAGTTGACGGACGAGCAGATCGACCATGTCGCCGCCGTCGCGCGGCACTCCGTCGATCTCTAA
- a CDS encoding glycosyltransferase family 2 protein: MAQATPESGAGHRPGTPSLSIIIVTHNSAESLPGLIDSLHAYPPGCPWELIVVDNASRDRSIALLHDGIPDAVVIVSPQNRGFAAAVNTGARAARGECLLLANPDVTWCDNAIDRLKDLLGKHPRAAAVAPRLLYPDGRPQPSIRRFPTHANIWFSRRSPWGPAAAVRRSPWSYTLTDPPSPSVIEAVAATFLCVRTSAFREVGGMDEGYFLYVEDTDLCRRWHDAGWEVWSDPAVTVRHVWQSRVMPDPMLARHHRDGIRRYFRRHHPKKRLRNAAVFTALALAAGWDRLARSSPGRAGGS, from the coding sequence GTGGCTCAAGCTACTCCGGAGTCGGGAGCGGGACACAGACCCGGCACGCCTTCGCTCTCGATCATCATCGTCACCCACAACTCGGCCGAATCGCTCCCCGGCCTCATCGACTCACTGCACGCGTATCCGCCCGGCTGTCCTTGGGAATTGATCGTGGTGGACAACGCTTCGAGGGACAGGTCCATCGCCCTTCTTCACGACGGCATCCCTGACGCCGTCGTGATCGTATCGCCGCAAAATCGCGGCTTCGCGGCAGCCGTCAATACCGGGGCGCGGGCCGCGCGTGGTGAATGCCTGCTTCTGGCGAATCCCGATGTGACGTGGTGTGACAATGCGATCGATCGATTGAAGGATTTGCTCGGGAAACATCCCCGAGCGGCGGCAGTGGCGCCGCGGCTCCTGTACCCGGATGGGCGGCCCCAGCCGTCCATCCGGCGATTCCCCACCCATGCGAATATCTGGTTTTCTCGTCGGTCTCCCTGGGGACCAGCGGCCGCCGTGCGTCGGTCTCCGTGGTCCTATACTCTGACTGATCCTCCGTCACCATCTGTCATAGAGGCCGTCGCCGCCACATTCCTGTGTGTCCGTACATCGGCCTTTCGAGAGGTCGGAGGGATGGACGAGGGGTATTTTCTTTATGTCGAGGACACCGACCTCTGCCGTCGATGGCACGATGCCGGATGGGAGGTGTGGAGCGATCCGGCGGTGACGGTGCGCCACGTGTGGCAAAGTCGTGTCATGCCGGACCCCATGCTGGCGCGCCACCACCGCGACGGCATCCGCAGGTACTTTCGCCGACATCACCCCAAAAAGCGGTTGCGCAATGCCGCTGTGTTCACGGCTCTTGCCTTGGCGGCCGGCTGGGATCGACTGGCTCGGTCGTCGCCGGGGAGAGCAGGCGGGTCATGA